One genomic segment of Oncorhynchus kisutch isolate 150728-3 linkage group LG15, Okis_V2, whole genome shotgun sequence includes these proteins:
- the c1qtnf2 gene encoding complement C1q tumor necrosis factor-related protein 2 isoform X2, which translates to MLLFVKFISSVATTMLQLSLMVCLLSITVTTPQSQFQTTHPLYKKGHNITIHSSQLVCSLPGPQGPGGNPGGPGSPGTMGPMGTPGKDGLDGEDGKNGERGDRGEQGRSGNPGKPGVKGREGVVGKHGPRGLKGARGAPGLAGLGGTKGETGDAGETGAPGGCNCGTNSARSAFSVAMTKSYPKERLPIRFKRILLNEGNHYNATTGKFVCSVPGVYYFTYDITLANKHLAIGLVHNGQYKIKTFDANTGNHDVASGSTILRLERQDQVWLQIFYSEQNGLFYDPFWTDSLFTGFLIYADQEYLNEVDRKANEDSSPSS; encoded by the exons ATGCTGCTATTTGTCAAGTTTATCTCTTCAGTTG CTACTACCATGCTCCAGCTGTCTCTGATGGTGTGTTTACTATCCATCACTGTCACTACCCCCCAGTCCCAGTTCCAGACTACACACCCCTTGTACAAGAAGGGCCACAACATCACCATCCATTCCTCCCAGCTGGTATGTAGTCTACCCGGCCCTCAGGGGCCAGGTGGCAACCCAGGGGGCCCCGGATCTCCAGGGACTATGGGTCCCATGGGTACCCCAGGGAAGGATGGCCTGGATGGGGAGGATGGAAAGAATGGGGAGAGGGGTGACAGAG GTGAACAGGGGAGGTCTGGGAACCCAGGTAAACCCGGGGTTAAAGGTCGTGAGGGCGTGGTGGGCAAGCATGGACCCCGAGGGCTGAAGGGCGCGCGTGGGGCCCCAGGTCTGGCCGGGCTGGGGGGCACCAAGGGGGAGACGGGGGACGCAGGTGAGACAGGGGCTCCTGGGGGCTGTAACTGCGGCACCAACTCAGCCCGCTCCGCCTTCTCTGTTGCCATGACCAAGAGTTACCCCAAAGAGCGTCTCCCAATCCGGTTCAAACGTATTCTACTCAACGAAGGGAACCACTACAATGCCACGACTGGGAAGTTTGTCTGCTCTGTCCCTGGAGTCTACTACTTCACTTATGACATCACATTGGCCAATAAGCACCTGGCGATCGGGTTGGTGCACAACGGGCAGTACAAAATCAAGACATTTGACGCCAACACCGGGAACCACGATGTGGCGTCCGGTTCTACGATTCTCCGGTTAGAGCGTCAGGACCAGGTTTGGCTGCAGATCTTCTACTCTGAACAGAATGGGCTGTTCTATGACCCGTTCTGGACAGATAGTCTGTTTACCGGGTTCCTGATCTATGCAGACCAGGAGTATCTGAACGAAGTGGACAGGAAAGCTAATGAGGATTCATCACCTTCATCCTGA
- the c1qtnf2 gene encoding complement C1q tumor necrosis factor-related protein 2 isoform X3 produces MLQLSLMVCLLSITVTTPQSQFQTTHPLYKKGHNITIHSSQLVCSLPGPQGPGGNPGGPGSPGTMGPMGTPGKDGLDGEDGKNGERGDRGKHDGERGDRGEQGRSGNPGKPGVKGREGVVGKHGPRGLKGARGAPGLAGLGGTKGETGDAGETGAPGGCNCGTNSARSAFSVAMTKSYPKERLPIRFKRILLNEGNHYNATTGKFVCSVPGVYYFTYDITLANKHLAIGLVHNGQYKIKTFDANTGNHDVASGSTILRLERQDQVWLQIFYSEQNGLFYDPFWTDSLFTGFLIYADQEYLNEVDRKANEDSSPSS; encoded by the exons ATGCTCCAGCTGTCTCTGATGGTGTGTTTACTATCCATCACTGTCACTACCCCCCAGTCCCAGTTCCAGACTACACACCCCTTGTACAAGAAGGGCCACAACATCACCATCCATTCCTCCCAGCTGGTATGTAGTCTACCCGGCCCTCAGGGGCCAGGTGGCAACCCAGGGGGCCCCGGATCTCCAGGGACTATGGGTCCCATGGGTACCCCAGGGAAGGATGGCCTGGATGGGGAGGATGGAAAGAATGGGGAGAGGGGTGACAGAGGTAAGcatgatggagagaggggtgacagAG GTGAACAGGGGAGGTCTGGGAACCCAGGTAAACCCGGGGTTAAAGGTCGTGAGGGCGTGGTGGGCAAGCATGGACCCCGAGGGCTGAAGGGCGCGCGTGGGGCCCCAGGTCTGGCCGGGCTGGGGGGCACCAAGGGGGAGACGGGGGACGCAGGTGAGACAGGGGCTCCTGGGGGCTGTAACTGCGGCACCAACTCAGCCCGCTCCGCCTTCTCTGTTGCCATGACCAAGAGTTACCCCAAAGAGCGTCTCCCAATCCGGTTCAAACGTATTCTACTCAACGAAGGGAACCACTACAATGCCACGACTGGGAAGTTTGTCTGCTCTGTCCCTGGAGTCTACTACTTCACTTATGACATCACATTGGCCAATAAGCACCTGGCGATCGGGTTGGTGCACAACGGGCAGTACAAAATCAAGACATTTGACGCCAACACCGGGAACCACGATGTGGCGTCCGGTTCTACGATTCTCCGGTTAGAGCGTCAGGACCAGGTTTGGCTGCAGATCTTCTACTCTGAACAGAATGGGCTGTTCTATGACCCGTTCTGGACAGATAGTCTGTTTACCGGGTTCCTGATCTATGCAGACCAGGAGTATCTGAACGAAGTGGACAGGAAAGCTAATGAGGATTCATCACCTTCATCCTGA
- the c1qtnf2 gene encoding complement C1q tumor necrosis factor-related protein 2 isoform X1, which translates to MLLFVKFISSVATTMLQLSLMVCLLSITVTTPQSQFQTTHPLYKKGHNITIHSSQLVCSLPGPQGPGGNPGGPGSPGTMGPMGTPGKDGLDGEDGKNGERGDRGKHDGERGDRGEQGRSGNPGKPGVKGREGVVGKHGPRGLKGARGAPGLAGLGGTKGETGDAGETGAPGGCNCGTNSARSAFSVAMTKSYPKERLPIRFKRILLNEGNHYNATTGKFVCSVPGVYYFTYDITLANKHLAIGLVHNGQYKIKTFDANTGNHDVASGSTILRLERQDQVWLQIFYSEQNGLFYDPFWTDSLFTGFLIYADQEYLNEVDRKANEDSSPSS; encoded by the exons ATGCTGCTATTTGTCAAGTTTATCTCTTCAGTTG CTACTACCATGCTCCAGCTGTCTCTGATGGTGTGTTTACTATCCATCACTGTCACTACCCCCCAGTCCCAGTTCCAGACTACACACCCCTTGTACAAGAAGGGCCACAACATCACCATCCATTCCTCCCAGCTGGTATGTAGTCTACCCGGCCCTCAGGGGCCAGGTGGCAACCCAGGGGGCCCCGGATCTCCAGGGACTATGGGTCCCATGGGTACCCCAGGGAAGGATGGCCTGGATGGGGAGGATGGAAAGAATGGGGAGAGGGGTGACAGAGGTAAGcatgatggagagaggggtgacagAG GTGAACAGGGGAGGTCTGGGAACCCAGGTAAACCCGGGGTTAAAGGTCGTGAGGGCGTGGTGGGCAAGCATGGACCCCGAGGGCTGAAGGGCGCGCGTGGGGCCCCAGGTCTGGCCGGGCTGGGGGGCACCAAGGGGGAGACGGGGGACGCAGGTGAGACAGGGGCTCCTGGGGGCTGTAACTGCGGCACCAACTCAGCCCGCTCCGCCTTCTCTGTTGCCATGACCAAGAGTTACCCCAAAGAGCGTCTCCCAATCCGGTTCAAACGTATTCTACTCAACGAAGGGAACCACTACAATGCCACGACTGGGAAGTTTGTCTGCTCTGTCCCTGGAGTCTACTACTTCACTTATGACATCACATTGGCCAATAAGCACCTGGCGATCGGGTTGGTGCACAACGGGCAGTACAAAATCAAGACATTTGACGCCAACACCGGGAACCACGATGTGGCGTCCGGTTCTACGATTCTCCGGTTAGAGCGTCAGGACCAGGTTTGGCTGCAGATCTTCTACTCTGAACAGAATGGGCTGTTCTATGACCCGTTCTGGACAGATAGTCTGTTTACCGGGTTCCTGATCTATGCAGACCAGGAGTATCTGAACGAAGTGGACAGGAAAGCTAATGAGGATTCATCACCTTCATCCTGA